A genomic segment from Lutibacter sp. A80 encodes:
- a CDS encoding tetratricopeptide repeat protein, protein MKKVVSIIVLLFSLVAYSQEVNKLFAEGNTFYKEENYTRAVGVYLAIEEQGIESDDLYFNIANCYYKMNKVAPAIYYYEKALKVNPANADAAANLEFAKRMTIDVIEDLPKTFLQRFSASVIQKLPFDTWAIIAVVASFLAALLFLLYYFSESSKKKLFYFNTSILAVFILAITVFFAFNNYKTVQKNRIAIIFSPKVEIMNAPSVSSDEIFELHEGTKVIVLDVLDNWKKIKIADGKTGWISTDALKEI, encoded by the coding sequence ATGAAAAAAGTAGTTAGCATAATAGTGTTGCTGTTTAGCCTTGTTGCTTACTCTCAAGAAGTAAATAAATTATTTGCTGAAGGAAACACATTTTATAAAGAAGAAAATTATACAAGAGCCGTTGGTGTTTATTTAGCTATTGAAGAGCAAGGTATTGAAAGTGATGATTTGTATTTTAATATTGCAAATTGTTATTATAAAATGAATAAAGTTGCACCAGCAATTTATTATTACGAAAAAGCGTTAAAAGTAAATCCTGCAAATGCAGATGCAGCAGCAAATTTAGAGTTTGCAAAAAGAATGACAATTGATGTAATTGAAGATTTGCCGAAAACCTTTTTACAACGTTTCTCTGCAAGTGTTATTCAAAAATTACCGTTTGATACTTGGGCAATTATAGCTGTTGTAGCTTCTTTTTTAGCGGCTTTGTTGTTTTTATTGTATTATTTTTCAGAATCATCAAAAAAGAAATTATTCTATTTTAATACCAGTATTTTGGCTGTTTTTATTTTAGCTATTACCGTATTTTTTGCCTTTAATAATTATAAAACAGTTCAAAAAAATAGAATTGCAATTATTTTTTCTCCTAAAGTTGAAATAATGAATGCTCCTTCTGTTAGTAGTGATGAAATTTTTGAATTGCACGAAGGTACTAAAGTTATTGTTTTAGATGTATTAGACAACTGGAAAAAAATTAAAATAGCAGATGGTAAAACCGGCTGGATTTCTACCGATGCTTTAAAAGAAATATAG
- a CDS encoding DUF4270 domain-containing protein, whose protein sequence is MTTKVVSTFKYLGILSLVFFSLTSCEKEIDSIGVDLIDNGTFDTNKLTSEVITTNENIDRIPSNLLSQYLLGVYADEEFGKLKASIVTQLTLPTYGTTYASGYGDDVAIDSVLINIPYQATRTDNYSDGRPQFTLDSVFGNEEIPFKLDIFELKTFLNSLDPEDPSKQAIYYSDKEFQKADIPLFSGDFKVNPSDTVTYIKRYLNDGVTVYDTDTIKNDDLSPSINLPLDKTLIHQLFVENASGSEFLDSDSFNHYFRGLYIEASELLSEKSHLLSLNMSAAKMVIYYSKTQDETDEQDLNENGTKGEDGVRTKHTYNFTFGSLKSNILERDYTNSKLSGDDRIYVQGAAGSLATVDLFTNENLTELRANNWLITDATLTFYVDQNASSNIAPEQLLIYNYDENTHILDMITEGAAAVDGTLERDDDGNPYKYEFKITDYISEILNSDDDEALDLAKLGIKVYNSSDLLTSITDLTIKDYSWTPKGVVLYNHNESAGDKKAKLEITYTEINN, encoded by the coding sequence ATGACAACAAAAGTTGTAAGTACATTTAAATACTTAGGAATACTTTCTTTAGTATTTTTTTCATTAACTTCTTGTGAAAAAGAAATTGATAGTATTGGAGTAGATCTTATTGATAATGGTACATTTGATACAAATAAATTAACTTCAGAGGTTATAACTACAAATGAAAATATAGATCGTATACCTTCTAATTTACTTTCTCAATATTTATTGGGTGTTTATGCCGATGAAGAATTTGGTAAATTAAAAGCTTCAATTGTTACGCAACTTACTTTACCTACTTATGGAACAACGTATGCTTCAGGTTATGGAGACGATGTAGCTATAGATTCTGTTCTTATTAATATACCTTACCAGGCTACAAGAACAGATAATTATTCTGATGGAAGACCTCAATTTACTTTAGATTCTGTATTTGGTAATGAAGAGATTCCTTTTAAATTAGATATTTTTGAATTAAAAACTTTTTTAAATAGCCTAGATCCTGAAGATCCATCTAAACAAGCAATTTATTATTCAGATAAAGAATTTCAAAAAGCTGATATACCACTATTTTCAGGAGACTTTAAAGTAAACCCAAGTGATACAGTAACTTATATTAAAAGATATTTAAATGATGGAGTAACAGTTTATGATACTGATACTATTAAAAATGACGATTTAAGTCCTTCAATTAATCTACCTTTAGATAAAACACTAATACATCAACTTTTTGTTGAAAACGCTTCAGGTTCAGAATTTTTAGATAGTGATTCTTTTAACCATTACTTTAGAGGTTTATATATTGAAGCCTCAGAACTTTTAAGTGAGAAATCGCATCTTTTATCGTTAAATATGTCTGCCGCAAAAATGGTTATCTATTATTCAAAAACACAAGACGAAACAGACGAGCAAGACCTAAACGAAAATGGTACAAAAGGCGAAGATGGTGTAAGAACAAAACATACCTATAATTTTACTTTCGGATCCCTTAAATCAAATATCTTAGAAAGAGATTATACAAACTCTAAACTTTCTGGAGACGATAGAATATATGTACAAGGCGCAGCTGGATCGTTAGCAACAGTAGATTTGTTTACCAATGAAAATTTAACAGAACTTAGAGCAAATAATTGGCTAATTACAGATGCAACCTTAACATTTTATGTAGATCAAAATGCTTCTTCTAATATTGCTCCAGAACAACTTCTTATTTACAATTACGACGAAAACACGCATATTCTAGATATGATTACCGAAGGCGCTGCAGCCGTTGATGGTACTTTAGAAAGAGACGATGATGGAAATCCATACAAATATGAATTTAAAATAACTGATTACATTTCTGAAATATTAAATTCGGATGATGATGAAGCTCTTGATTTAGCAAAACTTGGAATTAAAGTATATAACTCTTCCGATCTATTAACAAGCATTACAGATTTAACTATTAAAGATTATAGTTGGACGCCAAAAGGTGTTGTTCTATACAATCATAATGAAAGTGCTGGAGACAAAAAAGCGAAGCTAGAGATTACTTATACCGAAATAAATAATTAA
- the radA gene encoding DNA repair protein RadA encodes MAKVKTTFFCQNCGTQYAKWLGQCKACNEWNTIVEEVVQKEEKRNWKQTPAVKKSNKALKINEIVLDKEDRISTRNNELNRVLGGGLVRGSMTLLGGEPGIGKSTLLLQIALAIPKKVLYVSGEESQSQIKMRAERLQINNTNCLILTETNTQHIFKAIEEVQPEVVVIDSIQTLYTEYIEASPGSISQIRETTAELIKFAKETATPVLLIGHITKDGNIAGPKILEHMVDVVLQFEGDRNHTYRILRANKNRFGSTAELGIYEMQNIGLREVDNPSEILISQKEDDLSGTAIAATLEGMRSLMIEVQALVSTAVYGTPQRSATGYDLKRLNMLLAVLEKRAGFRLGAKDVFLNIAGGIKVDDPAIDLAVISAILSSNEDEAIPQDFCFAAEIGLAGEIRAINRVEQRILEAEKLGFTKVFISKFNKISSKSYRIKIVKVAKVEDIYANLFA; translated from the coding sequence ATGGCAAAAGTTAAAACTACTTTTTTCTGTCAGAATTGTGGTACACAATATGCAAAATGGTTAGGGCAATGTAAGGCTTGTAACGAGTGGAATACTATTGTAGAAGAAGTTGTTCAAAAGGAAGAAAAGCGAAATTGGAAACAAACACCTGCAGTTAAAAAAAGTAATAAAGCTTTAAAAATTAATGAAATTGTTTTAGATAAAGAAGATCGAATTTCTACAAGAAATAACGAACTAAATAGGGTTTTAGGAGGTGGACTGGTAAGAGGTTCTATGACGCTTTTAGGAGGGGAGCCAGGTATTGGAAAATCTACCTTATTATTGCAAATTGCATTGGCAATTCCTAAAAAAGTTTTATACGTTTCTGGTGAAGAAAGTCAATCACAAATTAAAATGCGTGCAGAACGCTTGCAAATTAATAATACGAATTGTTTAATTTTAACTGAAACAAACACCCAACATATTTTTAAAGCTATTGAAGAGGTACAGCCAGAAGTTGTTGTAATAGATTCTATTCAAACATTATATACCGAATATATTGAAGCTTCACCAGGCTCCATATCGCAAATTAGAGAAACTACAGCAGAGCTTATTAAATTTGCTAAAGAAACAGCAACTCCAGTATTATTAATAGGGCATATAACTAAAGATGGAAACATTGCAGGTCCAAAAATTTTGGAGCATATGGTAGATGTTGTACTACAATTTGAAGGAGATAGAAATCATACATATAGAATTTTACGCGCTAATAAAAATCGTTTTGGTTCTACAGCAGAATTAGGTATCTACGAAATGCAAAACATTGGTTTAAGAGAAGTAGATAATCCTTCAGAAATATTAATTTCTCAAAAAGAAGATGATTTAAGTGGTACTGCAATAGCGGCAACTTTAGAAGGTATGCGTTCTTTAATGATAGAAGTACAAGCTTTGGTAAGTACAGCTGTTTATGGTACTCCGCAGCGTTCTGCAACAGGTTACGATCTTAAAAGGTTAAATATGCTATTGGCCGTTTTAGAAAAACGAGCAGGTTTTAGATTGGGAGCAAAAGATGTTTTCTTAAATATTGCGGGAGGAATTAAGGTAGATGATCCAGCAATTGATCTAGCGGTAATTAGTGCAATTTTATCTTCTAATGAAGATGAAGCAATTCCTCAAGATTTTTGTTTTGCAGCTGAAATAGGTTTAGCAGGTGAAATACGTGCAATAAATAGAGTAGAACAACGTATTTTAGAAGCCGAAAAATTAGGGTTTACTAAAGTATTTATCTCAAAATTTAATAAAATAAGCTCAAAATCATATAGAATTAAAATTGTAAAGGTTGCAAAGGTTGAAGATATTTATGCAAATTTATTTGCATAA
- the glmS gene encoding glutamine--fructose-6-phosphate transaminase (isomerizing) has translation MCGITGYLGFREAYPIVINGLQRLEYRGYDSAGIVLTSTKDKLKLFKTKGKVAVLKKNAEQNDTTGNLALGHTRWATHGVPSTENSHPHISNSGNLVIVHNGIIENYDTIKKELINRGYTFKSETDTEVLINLIEEIQLKNNCKLGKAVQLALTNVVGAYAIAVYDVNKADEIIVAKLGSPLAIGIGENNTEFFIASDASPFIEYTKDAIYLNDEELAIIKLGKDIRVRKINDDSFVEPNIQELKLNLEQIEKGGYDHFMLKEIHEQPHAILDTYRGRLLANKGIIKMGSVDNNIAKFLNAKRIVIVACGTSWHAGLVGEYLIEDFARIPVEVEYASEFRYRNPIINKDDIVIAISQSGETADTLAAIKLAKANGAFVFGICNVVGSTIARETHSGAYTHAGPEIGVASTKAFTTQITVLSLIALKLGNLNGELSNAKFNDYLHKLELIPNKVEEVLKINADIEKIAAIYKDAPNCLYLGRGFNFPVALEGALKLKEISYIHAEGYPAAEMKHGPIALIDASMPVIVIATKKGHYDKVVSNIQEIKSRKGKIIAIVTKGDTVVKEIADHIIEIPETEEAFSPLLTTIPLQLLSYYIAVMRGCNVDQPRNLAKSVTVE, from the coding sequence ATGTGTGGAATTACTGGGTATTTAGGTTTTAGAGAAGCATATCCAATAGTTATAAACGGTTTACAGAGATTAGAATATAGAGGTTATGATAGCGCTGGAATTGTTTTAACTTCAACAAAAGACAAGTTAAAACTCTTTAAAACTAAAGGGAAAGTTGCTGTTTTAAAAAAAAATGCTGAACAAAACGATACTACAGGTAATTTAGCATTAGGACATACACGTTGGGCTACTCATGGAGTTCCAAGTACAGAAAATTCGCATCCACATATTTCAAATTCAGGAAATTTAGTAATTGTACACAATGGTATTATTGAAAATTATGATACCATAAAAAAAGAACTTATAAATAGAGGTTATACCTTTAAAAGTGAAACAGATACTGAAGTTTTAATAAATTTAATTGAAGAAATTCAATTAAAAAATAACTGTAAATTAGGAAAAGCTGTTCAGCTAGCACTAACTAATGTTGTAGGCGCGTATGCAATTGCTGTATACGATGTTAATAAAGCCGACGAAATTATAGTAGCAAAATTAGGAAGCCCCTTAGCTATTGGTATTGGAGAAAATAATACCGAATTCTTTATCGCTTCAGATGCTTCTCCGTTTATTGAATATACTAAAGATGCTATTTATTTAAATGACGAAGAATTAGCTATAATTAAACTAGGTAAAGATATTAGAGTTCGAAAAATTAACGATGATTCTTTTGTAGAACCTAATATTCAAGAATTAAAACTTAATTTAGAACAAATAGAAAAAGGTGGTTACGACCATTTTATGCTCAAAGAAATTCACGAGCAACCTCATGCTATTTTAGATACCTATAGAGGGCGTCTTTTGGCCAATAAAGGCATTATTAAAATGGGTAGTGTTGACAATAACATTGCTAAATTTTTAAATGCAAAACGCATTGTAATAGTTGCCTGTGGTACTTCTTGGCACGCTGGTTTAGTTGGTGAATACCTGATAGAAGATTTTGCAAGAATACCTGTTGAAGTTGAATACGCTTCAGAATTTAGATATAGAAACCCAATTATTAATAAAGACGATATTGTAATTGCAATTTCACAATCTGGAGAAACGGCAGATACCTTAGCTGCCATTAAATTAGCAAAAGCAAATGGTGCTTTTGTATTTGGAATTTGTAATGTTGTTGGCTCTACAATTGCAAGAGAAACACATTCTGGTGCCTACACACACGCTGGTCCAGAAATTGGAGTAGCTTCAACAAAAGCATTTACTACGCAAATAACAGTACTTTCTTTAATAGCTTTAAAATTAGGAAATTTAAATGGAGAACTCTCCAATGCTAAATTTAACGACTATTTACACAAACTAGAGTTAATACCAAACAAGGTAGAAGAAGTTCTTAAAATTAATGCCGACATAGAAAAGATTGCTGCAATTTATAAAGATGCTCCAAACTGTTTATACTTAGGTAGAGGCTTTAATTTCCCTGTTGCCTTAGAAGGTGCTTTAAAACTAAAAGAAATCTCTTATATCCACGCTGAAGGCTATCCTGCAGCAGAAATGAAACACGGACCTATTGCTTTAATAGACGCATCTATGCCTGTAATAGTAATTGCAACCAAAAAAGGGCATTACGATAAAGTTGTAAGCAATATTCAAGAGATAAAATCTAGAAAAGGAAAAATTATAGCTATTGTTACCAAAGGAGATACAGTAGTAAAAGAAATTGCCGATCATATAATTGAAATTCCAGAAACAGAAGAGGCTTTTTCACCTTTATTAACTACAATACCTTTGCAATTGCTGTCTTATTATATTGCAGTAATGCGCGGTTGCAACGTAGACCAACCAAGAAACTTGGCGAAATCTGTTACGGTGGAGTAA
- a CDS encoding DUF6150 family protein has translation MKKQLRNYLLLTLLILPAIIYSQKIYSVNYQSQADVKVYVVKYESQCDLKVFKADYESQIKGNEGLWYFVKYPSQSDKKIYFVKYESQSDLKIYFVKNKSQSGWKNKSKKHLLY, from the coding sequence ATGAAAAAACAACTTCGTAATTATTTATTATTAACACTTCTAATTTTACCGGCAATAATTTATTCTCAAAAAATCTATTCTGTAAACTACCAATCGCAAGCTGATGTAAAAGTATATGTTGTAAAATACGAATCTCAGTGCGATTTAAAAGTATTTAAAGCAGATTACGAGTCACAAATAAAAGGAAACGAAGGGTTGTGGTATTTTGTAAAATATCCTTCGCAATCAGATAAGAAAATCTACTTTGTTAAATATGAATCTCAAAGTGATTTAAAGATTTACTTTGTTAAGAATAAATCCCAATCTGGTTGGAAAAATAAATCGAAAAAACATTTGTTGTATTAA
- a CDS encoding DUF6796 family protein, producing MRMNQFWIRVLGIFGILGGLILFAGDMLLYYDPINMSLKRNMGNASDFRIITSGICALFATWFYMLGLGQVYYAFKPTKSIFRNGVLIFFGSILIAFGIVHGAFLSIATSAKLATEHNLDINNAVSLSEKINKILRLFVYPIVGILSILFISQVWKRKTLYPKWIIIFFPLIPFLIEDLVTKYLPDNVWIVVKGGYLNIILAIFFTASTIALWNIKRTEINSE from the coding sequence ATGAGAATGAACCAGTTTTGGATAAGAGTTTTGGGAATTTTTGGAATATTAGGTGGATTGATTTTATTTGCTGGAGATATGCTTTTGTATTATGACCCTATCAATATGAGTTTAAAGCGGAATATGGGAAATGCTTCTGACTTTAGAATTATTACAAGTGGAATTTGTGCATTATTTGCGACTTGGTTTTATATGCTTGGATTAGGTCAAGTTTATTACGCATTTAAGCCGACAAAATCGATTTTTAGAAATGGTGTATTGATTTTTTTCGGAAGTATATTAATAGCGTTTGGAATAGTTCACGGAGCTTTTCTCTCTATTGCTACATCTGCGAAATTAGCGACTGAACATAATCTTGACATAAACAATGCGGTTTCACTATCTGAAAAAATAAACAAGATTTTGAGATTATTCGTTTATCCGATTGTTGGAATTTTATCCATTCTATTTATTAGCCAAGTTTGGAAAAGAAAAACCTTGTATCCAAAATGGATTATCATTTTTTTTCCGTTAATTCCATTTTTAATTGAGGATTTAGTTACTAAATATTTACCTGACAATGTTTGGATTGTAGTTAAAGGAGGTTATTTAAATATAATTTTGGCTATCTTTTTTACTGCATCGACAATTGCCTTGTGGAATATCAAAAGAACTGAAATAAATAGTGAATAA
- a CDS encoding lysylphosphatidylglycerol synthase transmembrane domain-containing protein: MKKKIKKSIFLILPILLGVFLVWYSLSKLSPEDIESIKTSFKTANYWWVLVSLLLGVLSHLSRAYRWQFLLEPLGYKPRFANSIMSVLIAYLLNLFIPRSGEFARAASVKKYEDIPFEKAFGTIVAERVADAIILLGIIGIAFFFQAELISGYIFKEEASNTSIYFKIVIFIVLPVIGFFSYRYLSKSKNIFIVKLISFINGLIDGAKSIFTMKKKWKFIAHTVFIWGMYVLMFYVVTFALPETTNLSFAAIIVGFVVGSLSMALTNGGLGTYPLLVAGALVLYKIDLNAALAFGWIMWTAQTLMVIVFGSVSLILIPIYNKYQKK, from the coding sequence TTGAAAAAAAAAATTAAAAAATCTATATTTTTAATACTCCCAATATTATTGGGAGTTTTTTTAGTTTGGTACTCATTATCTAAATTATCACCTGAAGATATTGAATCTATAAAAACATCTTTTAAAACCGCTAATTATTGGTGGGTTTTAGTTTCTTTATTGTTAGGGGTTTTAAGTCATTTATCTCGTGCATATCGTTGGCAATTTTTATTAGAACCATTAGGGTATAAGCCCAGATTTGCCAATAGCATAATGTCGGTTTTAATTGCGTATTTATTAAATTTATTTATTCCAAGATCTGGTGAATTTGCACGTGCTGCTAGTGTAAAAAAATACGAAGACATACCATTTGAAAAAGCTTTTGGAACTATTGTAGCCGAGCGGGTTGCAGATGCAATTATATTATTGGGTATAATTGGTATTGCTTTCTTTTTTCAAGCAGAGTTAATTAGTGGTTATATTTTTAAAGAAGAAGCTTCTAATACTAGTATATATTTTAAAATAGTTATTTTTATTGTATTGCCCGTAATTGGGTTTTTTAGTTACCGATATTTAAGTAAATCTAAAAATATTTTTATTGTAAAGCTTATTAGTTTTATAAACGGATTAATTGATGGAGCTAAAAGTATTTTTACAATGAAAAAGAAGTGGAAGTTTATAGCACATACCGTTTTTATTTGGGGAATGTATGTACTTATGTTCTATGTTGTAACATTTGCTTTGCCAGAAACCACAAACCTATCTTTTGCTGCTATAATTGTTGGTTTTGTTGTTGGTAGTTTAAGTATGGCGCTTACAAATGGCGGTTTAGGTACTTATCCGCTTTTAGTTGCGGGGGCTTTAGTTTTATATAAAATAGATCTTAATGCAGCTTTAGCATTTGGATGGATAATGTGGACAGCACAAACCTTAATGGTTATTGTATTTGGAAGTGTATCTTTAATTTTAATTCCAATATATAATAAATATCAAAAAAAATAA
- a CDS encoding glycogen/starch synthase, whose translation MKDKRVLVVSSEVVPYLPENELSTTSFGVAKMIHGQGGQTRIFMPRYGLINERRHQLHEVIRLSGMNLVINDMDMPLIIKVASIPKERMQVYFIDNDEYFKRKALFTDEDNNLFKDNDERAIFFAKGVVETVKKLNWAPDIIHVHGWMASLLPLYIKEYYKNDPLFTDSKIVTSLYNNGFEGTLNANFNEKIKFDNIEPSKFETIENPSCTNILINAIENSDAVIKSSEVLPDQLEDYLKTTSKPVLEYFPPEEFENKYTEFYTDNVL comes from the coding sequence ATGAAAGATAAGAGAGTATTGGTTGTATCATCTGAGGTTGTACCCTATCTACCAGAAAATGAATTATCTACAACTTCTTTTGGAGTTGCAAAAATGATACATGGGCAAGGCGGTCAAACACGTATTTTTATGCCTCGCTATGGATTAATTAACGAAAGAAGACATCAATTACACGAAGTTATTCGCTTATCTGGAATGAATTTAGTAATTAATGATATGGATATGCCATTAATTATAAAAGTTGCTTCTATTCCAAAAGAAAGAATGCAAGTTTACTTTATAGATAACGATGAATACTTTAAACGTAAAGCATTATTTACAGATGAAGATAACAATCTGTTTAAAGATAATGACGAACGTGCCATATTTTTTGCAAAAGGTGTTGTTGAAACAGTTAAAAAATTAAACTGGGCTCCAGATATTATACATGTGCACGGTTGGATGGCTTCTCTTTTACCTTTGTATATTAAAGAATATTATAAAAATGATCCTTTATTTACAGACAGTAAAATTGTAACATCGCTTTATAATAATGGTTTTGAAGGTACTTTAAATGCTAATTTTAATGAGAAAATTAAATTTGACAACATAGAACCTTCTAAATTTGAAACTATAGAAAATCCAAGTTGTACAAATATTTTAATAAATGCTATAGAAAATTCTGATGCTGTTATAAAAAGTAGTGAAGTACTTCCAGATCAATTAGAAGACTATTTAAAAACAACTTCTAAACCTGTTTTAGAATATTTCCCTCCAGAAGAATTCGAAAATAAATATACAGAATTTTACACTGACAACGTTCTATAG
- the panD gene encoding aspartate 1-decarboxylase, which translates to MQIEVVKSKIHRVKVTGADLQYIGSITIDEDLMDASNIIQGEKVQIVNINNGERLETYAIPGPRKSGEITLNGPAARKVAKGDIIIIISYGILDFEEAKSFKPSLIFPNENDNSLT; encoded by the coding sequence ATGCAAATAGAAGTCGTAAAATCAAAAATTCACAGAGTTAAGGTTACAGGAGCCGATTTACAATATATTGGTAGTATAACTATTGACGAAGATTTAATGGATGCTTCCAATATTATTCAAGGAGAGAAGGTTCAAATTGTTAATATTAATAATGGAGAGCGTCTTGAAACGTATGCAATTCCTGGTCCTAGAAAAAGTGGAGAAATAACTTTAAATGGTCCAGCTGCTAGAAAAGTTGCAAAAGGAGATATTATTATTATAATTTCTTATGGTATATTGGATTTTGAAGAAGCAAAATCTTTTAAACCATCATTAATTTTTCCAAATGAAAACGATAACTCGTTAACATAA
- the panC gene encoding pantoate--beta-alanine ligase, producing the protein MLVFAKKKSVQQKIESLKKATSIGFVPTMGALHKGHLSLIERAKKENDLVVVSVFVNPTQFDKQEDLINYPKTIEKDLSLLKSVFCDIVFAPSAHEIYANNITSQAFDFDGLEFQMEGKFRTGHFDGVGTIVKRLFEIVKPTKAYFGEKDFQQLQIIRTMVKKHQIPVKIVGCDIYREDDGLAMSSRNTRLTKAHREAAPFIYKTLKQAKVKFGTENALDVVGWVENEFKKQPLLELEYFEIADEETLQTIKNKDIKQKYRAFIAVFAGEIRLIDNISL; encoded by the coding sequence ATGCTAGTTTTTGCAAAAAAAAAATCGGTACAACAAAAAATTGAGTCGTTAAAAAAAGCAACCAGTATTGGCTTTGTGCCAACTATGGGAGCACTTCATAAAGGACATTTATCACTAATAGAAAGGGCAAAAAAAGAAAATGACCTTGTTGTTGTAAGTGTTTTTGTAAATCCTACTCAATTTGACAAACAAGAAGATTTAATAAATTACCCTAAAACAATAGAGAAAGATTTATCGCTTTTAAAATCTGTGTTTTGTGATATTGTATTTGCACCTTCAGCTCATGAAATTTATGCAAATAATATTACTTCTCAAGCTTTTGATTTTGATGGTTTGGAATTTCAAATGGAAGGAAAATTTAGAACAGGACATTTTGATGGTGTAGGAACCATAGTTAAACGTTTGTTCGAAATAGTAAAACCAACAAAAGCATATTTTGGTGAAAAAGATTTTCAGCAGTTACAAATTATTAGGACTATGGTGAAAAAACATCAAATTCCTGTAAAAATTGTTGGTTGTGATATTTATAGAGAAGACGATGGATTGGCTATGAGTTCTAGAAATACAAGACTTACAAAAGCACATAGAGAAGCAGCACCATTTATATATAAAACACTAAAACAAGCAAAGGTAAAGTTTGGCACAGAAAATGCTCTAGATGTTGTAGGTTGGGTTGAAAATGAATTTAAAAAACAACCTTTATTAGAATTAGAATATTTTGAAATTGCAGATGAAGAAACACTTCAAACAATTAAAAATAAAGATATTAAGCAAAAATATAGAGCTTTTATAGCTGTTTTTGCAGGAGAAATTAGACTTATTGATAATATAAGTTTATAA